The following are encoded in a window of Paenibacillaceae bacterium GAS479 genomic DNA:
- a CDS encoding carbohydrate diacid regulator, which translates to MASGEWLDEMRRILGADIQELPYTSAQWQELHPLLERGRHAARIHADGTVYMKMSGDSDRMECLEIRRPERLSDTELNLISLLLSNLKTDRSGHSAATGAEKQALALGAWVMEQLDRPQAEMIPEGLTLGGRLYADMIPFLLIREYSGLTEEPYTELEKLLRSFFEEEVLLIPLQRNEWLILSPMSPLSDSRLDGGDDEESEEESLRSIGLGLHEMLASEWLGECHLAVSFPIQPSKSIVESVAQLRETIQLGRRFQVGSNVHLPWQLHLERLLSTIPEMDRARFVEQAFSRSDYYVEPEILTTLETFFVLDCNVSETAKKLYIHRNTLLYRLDKLKQETGLDVRLFRDAVMVKIILLLYKVTKRP; encoded by the coding sequence ATGGCATCAGGAGAATGGCTGGATGAAATGCGGCGCATCTTGGGAGCAGATATTCAGGAACTGCCGTACACATCGGCACAGTGGCAGGAACTGCATCCCCTTTTGGAAAGAGGTCGACACGCTGCAAGAATACATGCTGACGGAACCGTGTACATGAAGATGTCAGGGGACTCGGATCGCATGGAGTGTCTTGAAATCCGGAGGCCGGAGCGGTTAAGTGACACCGAGCTGAATCTGATCAGTCTTTTGCTCAGCAACCTCAAGACTGATCGTAGTGGTCACAGCGCGGCAACTGGAGCTGAAAAACAAGCTCTGGCGCTTGGTGCCTGGGTTATGGAGCAACTCGACCGTCCTCAGGCGGAGATGATTCCAGAGGGATTGACGCTCGGCGGAAGATTGTATGCCGACATGATTCCCTTCTTGCTGATACGGGAGTACAGCGGATTGACCGAGGAGCCGTACACTGAACTTGAGAAGCTGCTCCGTTCCTTTTTTGAGGAAGAAGTTCTACTCATTCCACTCCAGCGCAACGAATGGCTTATCCTCAGCCCTATGTCTCCGCTAAGCGATTCTCGCTTGGACGGGGGGGACGACGAGGAATCGGAGGAAGAGAGTTTAAGGTCAATCGGTCTCGGACTGCATGAAATGCTAGCCAGTGAATGGCTGGGCGAATGCCATTTGGCGGTTTCTTTTCCAATTCAGCCATCCAAGTCAATTGTAGAGAGTGTTGCTCAGCTTCGTGAGACGATTCAGCTCGGTCGACGTTTCCAAGTCGGCTCCAATGTGCATCTACCTTGGCAACTGCATTTGGAAAGATTGCTCAGTACGATTCCAGAAATGGATAGGGCGCGTTTCGTTGAACAAGCTTTCAGTCGCTCGGATTATTATGTAGAGCCTGAGATCTTAACGACGCTGGAAACATTTTTTGTACTGGATTGCAACGTAAGCGAAACGGCAAAGAAACTCTATATCCATCGTAATACGCTATTGTACCGGCTGGACAAGCTGAAACAGGAGACTGGGCTCGACGTGCGGCTCTTCCGAGACGCTGTTATGGTCAAGATCATTCTTCTATTGTATAAAGTTACGAAAAGACCCTGA